Proteins found in one Sorghum bicolor cultivar BTx623 chromosome 1, Sorghum_bicolor_NCBIv3, whole genome shotgun sequence genomic segment:
- the LOC8062856 gene encoding defensin-1, with product MEPSREKLSAAVVLLLTLLVMVAEMRPVQARDCLTRSTRLPGALCVRSDYCAIGCREEGKGYTGGKCLISPTPLDGIRCYCVKPCPANSSPGNVGSGELKPDGPSSTSSP from the exons ATGGAGCCTTCACGGGAGAAGCTGTCTGCCGCCGTCGTCCTCCTGCTGACGCTCCTCGTCATGGTCGCCG AGATGCGTCCGGTTCAGGCACGCGACTGCCTGACGCGGAGCACCCGGTTACCGGGGGCTCTGTGCGTGCGTTCGGACTACTGCGCGATCGGGTGCAGGGAGGAGGGCAAGGGCTACACCGGCGGCAAGTGCCTCATCTCCCCCACCCCGCTTGACGGAATTCGCTGCTACTGCGTCAAGCCTT GTCCGGCCAATTCCTCGCCAGGGAATGTTGGATCCGGTGAACTGAAGCCCGATGGTCCCTCCTCTACGAGTTCGCCATAG